In Tripterygium wilfordii isolate XIE 37 chromosome 23, ASM1340144v1, whole genome shotgun sequence, one genomic interval encodes:
- the LOC119993040 gene encoding uncharacterized protein At5g19025: MVYLQNSISVCNSVDQTSNMANSAGSNELYPKSRNKNHGHRHRKTPNSPNSLKVPVCDRSRSAAAMDVIILIAVIGACGFLLFPYIKFLVIKTLEGCSVIHNLVKGAVMEEPMIYGSVGASTFCAALVSWGLLICTSRKCGNRNCKGLRKAAEFDIQLETEDCVRNSSTSMKGGVKRGLFELPRDHHRELEAELKKMAPPNGRAVLIFRARCGCSVGRLEVPGPKKQRKIKK; this comes from the coding sequence ATGGTCTATCTCCAAAATTCAATCTCGGTCTGCAACTCCGTTGACCAAACCTCAAACATGGCAAATTCCGCGGGTTCAAATGAATTGTATCCGAAATCAAGGAACAAAAATCATGGACACCGGCACAGGAAGACACCCAACTCTCCCAATTCCCTGAAAGTCCCCGTCTGTGATCGATCTCGATCGGCAGCGGCGATGGATGTTATAATTCTGATTGCTGTTATCGGTGCTTGTGGGTTTTTGTTGTTTCCCTATATCAAGTTTCTGGTCATCAAGACGCTTGAAGGTTGTTCTGTAATTCATAATCTGGTAAAAGGGGCAGTAATGGAAGAGCCTATGATATATGGATCTGTAGGAGCCAGTACTTTTTGTGCAGCTTTAGTTTCTTGGGGATTACTGATCTGTACCAGTAGAAAATGCGGAAATCGGAATTGCAAGGGCCTAAGGAAGGCAGCAGAATTCGATATCCAGCTTGAAACAGAGGATTGTGTGAGGAATTCCAGCACTTCGATGAAAGGAGGAGTAAAAAGGGGATTGTTTGAATTACCTCGCGATCACCATCGCGAGTTGGAGGCAGAACTGAAGAAGATGGCGCCTCCCAATGGCAGAGCAGTGCTTATTTTCCGAGCAAGGTGTGGGTGTTCTGTTGGCAGGTTGGAAGTTCCAGGACCGAAGAAGCAAAGAAAGATCAAGAAATAG
- the LOC119992629 gene encoding cyclic dof factor 3-like gives MTEPKDSAIKLFGKTIPLPEIPPYFTVDDAINRDSQDRPSCTNSSTEKDKNIDGEEGGVVNKDAIEEKPSDTKLEDGAPSVASDESRYPDTTLQMDENSKTHPGEKESATSKTLMIEEEQSEKSTSPENTTLKKPDKILPCPRCNSMDTKFCYYNNYNVSQPRHFCKNCQRYWTAGGTMRNVPVGAGRRKNKNSVSLFRQIADSEALQNARKEVPNGVHPSLRSNGTVLAFGSDTPLCESIMPSVLKIADKSMRHCTQTGFHRPDELMIPISYGGRENGDSCSNGSYVTASNSKNGAGNTRSQEQALQKCQAFPQQIPCFPGAPWPYPWNPALWSPPMPPPALCPPGFPMPFYPATPYWGCTVPGSWNIPWLHQPSSPKQTASNFGPDPPTLGKHSRDENTVKASTTGEEENPKDNNSERCLWVPKTLRIDDPGEAAKSSIWMTLGIKYDKADSLGGGGLFKSFQSKGDEKSHSTEFSPVLHANPAALSRSQNFHETS, from the exons ATGACGGAGCCGAAAGACTCGGCGATCAAGCTCTTTGGGAAGACGATTCCGTTGCCTGAGATCCCTCCTTATTTTACTGTTGATGACGCTATCAATCGGGACAGTCAGGACCGTCCATCTTGTACAAATTCGTCCACAGAGAAGGATAAGAACATAGATGGTGAAGAAGGAGGTGTTGTTAATAAG GATGCAATTGAAGAAAAACCAAGTGACACTAAGCTGGAAGATGGAGCCCCATCTGTGGCTTCAGATGAATCCAGATATCCGGACACAACGTTACAGATGGATGAGAACTCTAAAACACACCCTGGTGAGAAAGAAAGTGCCACATCAAAAACTTTGATGATAGAGGAAGAACAGAGTGAGAAAAGTACTTCGCCAGAAAATACCACCCTAAAGAAACCAGACAAGATTCTTCCGTGTCCTCGCTGCAACAGTATGGATACCAAGTTCTGTTACTACAATAATTACAATGTCAGCCAACCCAGGCATTTCTGCAAGAACTGCCAGAGATACTGGACTGCTGGAGGGACCATGAGGAATGTACCCGTTGGTGCTGGTCGTCGCAAGAACAAAAACTCGGTTTCTCTCTTCCGTCAGATAGCTGATTCCGAAGCTCTCCAGAATGCTCGAAAAGAAGTACCAAATGGCGTCCATCCTTCATTGAGAAGTAATGGTACAGTCCTTGCTTTTGGTTCAGATACACCTCTGTGTGAATCTATTATGCCATCTGTCTTGAAAATTGCGGATAAATCAATGCGGCACTGCACGCAAACTGGTTTTCATAGACCCGACGAGTTAATGATACCAATTTCTTATGGAGGTAGAGAAAATGGAGACAGTTGTTCTAACGGTTCTTATGTAACTGCTTCAAATTCAAAGAATGGGGCAGGTAACACTAGGTCACAAGAGCAAGCACTACAAAAGTGTCAGGCATTCCCGCAGCAAATACCATGCTTTCCTGGTGCTCCATGGCCGTATCCATGGAATCCAGCTCTGTGGAGTCCTCCAATGCCCCCTCCGGCTTTATGCCCTCCAGGGTTTCCTATGCCATTCTACCCTGCAACACCTTATTGGGGTTGTACGGTGCCGGGTTCTTGGAACATCCCATGGCTTCATCAGCCCTCTTCTCCAAAGCAAACTGCATCAAACTTTGGGCCTGACCCTCCAACCTTGGGGAAACATTCGAGGGATGAGAATACAGTTAAAGCAAGCACCACTGGTGAGGAAGAAAATCCAAAAGACAACAACTCAGAAAGATGTCTTTGGGTTCCAAAAACCTTGAGAATTGATGATCCTGGAGAAGCTGCAAAAAGCTCTATATGGATGACACTGGGGATTAAGTATGATAAAGCAGATTCACTTGGCGGAGGAGGACTGTTTAAGTCTTTCCAATCAAAAGGTGATGAAAAGAGCCATTCAACTGAATTCTCTCCAGTTTTGCATGCCAACCCAGCTGCATTGTCTAGGTCACAGAACTTCCATGAGACCTCATAA
- the LOC119993427 gene encoding probable calcium-binding protein CML46 — protein MTLCRLYYYILYYSIKIEKSSPISKQSAFPILVLLGMFLFHRIMIWVNRICRFLSRLWSHLLLQSQLDTKIWEAETKNPDFEFPIKGKNEGEDLCREDVELVMGKLGFFCSQESEELQKVLSSRELSGVFAEKEPGLEEVKEAFDVFDFNKDGFIDALELQRVVCNLGSKEGRELENCRKMIRSFDKNGDGRIDFSEFLELVENSFC, from the coding sequence ATGACTCTTTGCAGATTGTACTATTACATCTTATACTACTCTATTAAGATAGAGAAATCATCACCAATTTCAAAGCAATCTGCGTTTCCTATTCTTGTATTGcttggtatgttcttgtttcATAGAATTATGATCTGGGTCAACAGAATCTGCAGATTTTTGTCAAGATTATGGTCTCATCTGCTTCTACAATCCCAACTTGACACAAAGATCTGGGAAGCAGAGACAAAGAACCCAGATTTCGAATTTCCAATCAAGGGGAAAAACGAGGGAGAAGATCTTTGCAGAGAAGATGTGGAATTGGTGATGGGAAAGCTAGGATTTTTTTGCAGCCAAGAAAGTGAGGAGCTTCAGAAGGTTTTGAGTTCCAGGGAACTTTCAGGGGTGTTTGCTGAGAAGGAACCTGGGTTGGAGGAGGtgaaggaagcttttgatgtgtttgattTTAACAAAGATGGgtttattgatgctttggagttgcagaGAGTAGTCTGCAATTTAGGATCCAAGGAAGGTCGAGAGCTcgagaattgcagaaaaatgatCAGAAGCTTTGATAAGAATGGAGATGGAAGAATAGATTTTAGTGAGTTCTTAGAACTTGTGGAAAACAGCTTTTGCTGA
- the LOC119993426 gene encoding polypyrimidine tract-binding protein homolog 1-like isoform X1, with amino-acid sequence MLTSGQPQFRYTQTPSKVLHLRNLPWECTEEELIELCKPFGRIVNTKCNVGANRNQAFVEFVDINQAIQMVSYYASSSEPAQVRGKSVYTQYSNRHEIVNNRSPGDTPGNVLLVTIEGVEAGDVSIDVIHLVFSAFGFVHKIATFEKAAGFQALIQFTDAETAMSARNALDGRSIPRYLLPENVGSCNLRISYSAHTDLNIKFQSHRSRDYTNPYLPVNTTAIEGLMQPAVGPDGKKKEFESNVLLASIENMQYAVTVDVLHTVFSSFGTVQKIAMFEKNGGTQALIQYPDITTAAVAKDALEGHYIYDGGYCKLHLSYSRHTDLNVKAYCEKSRDYTITDVSLLAAQQASGLPTAPAAWQTSQASPMHQSTEYAARAAAQSQVPHSQVPSWDPNPRAARPGFVSAPSTYPGQTYPTSPVPAYGHVATPLGSSPLSQSSPMSPAGTSMRMPQLGIRPNFQPGESSTPGQPPYYGQ; translated from the exons ATGTTAACATCGGGGCAGCCCCAGTTCCGGTACACCCAGACCCCGTCCAAGGTTTTGCATCTGCGAAATCTGCCATGGGAGTGCACGGAGGAGGAGCTTATTGAGCTCTGCAAACCATTCGGCAGGATCGTAAACACCAAGTGCAATGTTGGCGCCAATCGCAACCAGGCCTTTGTAGAATTC GTAGATATAAATCAGGCTATTCAAATGGTCTCGTATTATGCTTCCTCTTCAGAGCCGGCACAGGTTCGTGGTAAAAGTGTGTATACTCAATATTCGAATAGGCATGAAATTGTCAACAACAGGAGTCCGGGAGATACACCTGGAAATGTCTTGCTGGTAACAATTGAAGGAGTAGAAGCTGGTGATGTTAGCATTGATGTCATTCACTTG GTGTTTTCTGCTTTTGGCTTTGTTCACAAAATAGCAACTTTTGAAAAGGCTGCCGGTTTCCAG GCACTAATTCAGTTTACTGATGCTGAGACTGCAATGTCAGCCAGGAATGCCTTGGATGGGAGAAGTATACCTAG GTACTTGCTTCCCGAGAATGTTGGGTCATGTAACTTGCGCATTTCATATTCAGCACATACGGATCTAAACATCAAATTCCAGTCTCACAGGAGCAG GGACTACACAAATCCATATCTTCCGGTGAATACTACTGCAATAGAAGGACTCATGCAG CCTGCAGTAGGTCCTGatggaaagaagaaagaatttgaGAGCAATGTGCTGCTTGCTTCAATTGAAAATATGCAGTACGCTGTCACGGTGGATGTCCTTCACACT GTATTCTCTTCATTTGGGACTGTCCAAAAGATTGCTATGTTCGAGAAAAATGGTGGAACGCAAGCACTAATTCAGTACCCTG ATATTACGACAGCAGCAGTTGCCAAAGATGCGTTAGAGGGACACTACATATATGATGGTGGCTATTGTAAGCTTCATCTATCATACTCTCGTCATACTGATCTCAATGTGAAG GCTTACTGTGAAAAAAGTCGCGATTACACCATCACGGATGTTAGTTTGCTTGCAGCACAGCAAGCTTCTGGCCTCCCTACTGCTCCAGCAGCTTGGCAGACATCTCAGGCTTCTCCAATGCACCAGTCAACTGAGTATGCTGCTAGAGCTGCAGCACAATCTCAAGTTCCCCACTCGCAGGTTCCATCTTGGGATCCAAACCCGCGGGCAGCCAGACCAGGCTTTGTGTCAGCTCCTAGCACTTATCCTGGTCAAACATATCCCACCTCTCCAGTTCCTGCATATGGTCATGTGGCAACACCTCTTGGTTCCTCTCCCCTCTCACAAAGCAGCCCAATGTCTCCTGCTGGGACTTCCATGAGAATGCCTCAGCTGGGAATTCGGCCTAATTTTCAACCAGGTGAATCTTCAACTCCAGGTCAGCCTCCGTATTATGGTCAATAA
- the LOC119993426 gene encoding polypyrimidine tract-binding protein homolog 1-like isoform X2, producing MLTSGQPQFRYTQTPSKVLHLRNLPWECTEEELIELCKPFGRIVNTKCNVGANRNQAFVEFVDINQAIQMVSYYASSSEPAQVRGKSVYTQYSNRHEIVNNRSPGDTPGNVLLVTIEGVEAGDVSIDVIHLVFSAFGFVHKIATFEKAAGFQALIQFTDAETAMSARNALDGRSIPRYLLPENVGSCNLRISYSAHTDLNIKFQSHRSRDYTNPYLPVNTTAIEGLMQPAVGPDGKKKEFESNVLLASIENMQYAVTVDVLHTVFSSFGTVQKIAMFEKNGGTQALIQYPDITTAAVAKDALEGHYIYDGGYCLL from the exons ATGTTAACATCGGGGCAGCCCCAGTTCCGGTACACCCAGACCCCGTCCAAGGTTTTGCATCTGCGAAATCTGCCATGGGAGTGCACGGAGGAGGAGCTTATTGAGCTCTGCAAACCATTCGGCAGGATCGTAAACACCAAGTGCAATGTTGGCGCCAATCGCAACCAGGCCTTTGTAGAATTC GTAGATATAAATCAGGCTATTCAAATGGTCTCGTATTATGCTTCCTCTTCAGAGCCGGCACAGGTTCGTGGTAAAAGTGTGTATACTCAATATTCGAATAGGCATGAAATTGTCAACAACAGGAGTCCGGGAGATACACCTGGAAATGTCTTGCTGGTAACAATTGAAGGAGTAGAAGCTGGTGATGTTAGCATTGATGTCATTCACTTG GTGTTTTCTGCTTTTGGCTTTGTTCACAAAATAGCAACTTTTGAAAAGGCTGCCGGTTTCCAG GCACTAATTCAGTTTACTGATGCTGAGACTGCAATGTCAGCCAGGAATGCCTTGGATGGGAGAAGTATACCTAG GTACTTGCTTCCCGAGAATGTTGGGTCATGTAACTTGCGCATTTCATATTCAGCACATACGGATCTAAACATCAAATTCCAGTCTCACAGGAGCAG GGACTACACAAATCCATATCTTCCGGTGAATACTACTGCAATAGAAGGACTCATGCAG CCTGCAGTAGGTCCTGatggaaagaagaaagaatttgaGAGCAATGTGCTGCTTGCTTCAATTGAAAATATGCAGTACGCTGTCACGGTGGATGTCCTTCACACT GTATTCTCTTCATTTGGGACTGTCCAAAAGATTGCTATGTTCGAGAAAAATGGTGGAACGCAAGCACTAATTCAGTACCCTG ATATTACGACAGCAGCAGTTGCCAAAGATGCGTTAGAGGGACACTACATATATGATGGTGGCTATT GCTTACTGTGA